In the Gymnodinialimonas sp. 202GB13-11 genome, one interval contains:
- a CDS encoding rhodanese-like domain-containing protein, whose amino-acid sequence MKTAKDYMEAANASVPRLSAEEAVARHGKDGAVFIDVRDSSDLKASGTIAGAHHVPRGMIEFRADPGVEALYNPIFQKDAELYLICGAGGQAALAGKTLQDMGYTNVTNIGGFAAWKEAGGPTQD is encoded by the coding sequence ATGAAAACTGCCAAGGATTACATGGAAGCTGCCAATGCCTCTGTCCCACGCCTGTCAGCGGAGGAGGCCGTGGCACGGCATGGTAAGGACGGAGCAGTCTTTATCGATGTGCGCGACAGTTCTGATCTGAAAGCAAGTGGCACGATTGCAGGGGCGCACCATGTGCCGCGCGGCATGATCGAGTTCCGCGCCGATCCGGGTGTTGAGGCGCTCTACAATCCGATCTTCCAGAAAGACGCCGAGCTCTACCTGATCTGCGGTGCGGGTGGGCAGGCGGCACTTGCCGGCAAGACCCTGCAGGATATGGGCTACACCAATGTCACCAACATCGGTGGCTTTGCGGCTTGGAAAGAGGCGGGCGGTCCGACACAGGACTGA
- a CDS encoding DUF4115 domain-containing protein: MSSTRISYAPVKDSFFARVEPGALGSVAVLVLLACGIGYGAWAILHDIQRLNIAPIDEAPAVPLAQLDPLAGASEGAFDVAQGFDIAVPGPESADRLYRPQALEAPVLTPRDGAIGTVDPNEVGALADAAPRVAPQLGGGDAAAPTVQVTQALDQVMIYATNGTWVRVTNQAGDFIHEATLNRGDYYVIPTDQGTPVLRTGNAGSLYFAVNGVAFGPAGNSGAIVRDVELTAEALTRDFTIVDTTDPVVIEVTSTVIDTIPDLPTPVPTPTPDAVVYDPTGANSGQLETALTLFPDIPADQAAAIVASNALPVVVLTPDADTERPLPRP; this comes from the coding sequence ATGTCGTCGACCCGCATCTCGTACGCGCCCGTCAAGGACAGCTTTTTCGCTCGGGTTGAACCCGGCGCGCTTGGCTCCGTTGCCGTCCTTGTCCTTTTGGCTTGCGGGATCGGCTATGGCGCTTGGGCCATCTTGCACGACATTCAGCGCCTTAACATCGCGCCCATTGATGAAGCGCCCGCCGTGCCTTTGGCACAACTTGATCCGTTGGCCGGAGCCTCCGAGGGGGCATTTGATGTGGCGCAAGGCTTTGATATCGCGGTGCCTGGCCCGGAAAGTGCTGACCGGTTGTACCGGCCCCAAGCGCTTGAAGCGCCAGTGCTGACACCGCGCGATGGTGCGATTGGCACGGTGGACCCGAATGAGGTAGGCGCCCTTGCGGACGCCGCACCACGCGTTGCGCCACAACTGGGCGGTGGTGATGCGGCAGCCCCCACTGTGCAGGTCACGCAAGCCCTTGATCAGGTGATGATCTACGCCACCAACGGCACATGGGTTCGGGTTACCAATCAGGCGGGGGATTTCATCCACGAAGCCACGCTCAATCGAGGCGACTACTACGTGATCCCGACCGATCAGGGCACACCGGTGCTGAGAACCGGAAATGCCGGATCGCTATACTTTGCCGTGAATGGCGTGGCGTTTGGCCCGGCCGGAAATAGTGGTGCAATTGTGCGCGATGTGGAACTGACCGCAGAGGCCCTGACCCGCGACTTCACGATTGTCGATACGACTGACCCTGTCGTGATCGAGGTGACATCGACCGTCATCGACACCATTCCAGACTTGCCCACGCCTGTGCCGACCCCAACACCCGACGCCGTGGTCTATGACCCAACCGGCGCAAATAGCGGTCAGCTTGAGACGGCTTTGACGCTGTTTCCGGACATCCCGGCAGACCAAGCGGCTGCCATCGTAGCCAGCAATGCCTTGCCGGTCGTGGTGCTGACCCCGGATGCGGATACCGAACGCCCGCTGCCACGCCCCTAA
- the ispG gene encoding flavodoxin-dependent (E)-4-hydroxy-3-methylbut-2-enyl-diphosphate synthase → MSHNPIRPWRNIDRRKTRQIMVGNVPVGGDAPISVQTMTNTLTTDAKATIEQVQAAAEAGADIVRVSVPDQESSKALHEIVRESPVPIVADIHFHYKRGIEAAEAGAACLRINPGNIGSSDRVQEVIKAARDHNCSIRIGVNAGSLEKHLLEKYGEPTPDAMVESGLDHIKILEDSDFLNFKISMKASDIFMTMAAYQQLAEQTDAPFHLGITEAGGFVGGTVKSAIGLGNLLWMGLGDTMRVSLSADPVEEVKIGFEILKSLGLRHRGVNIISCPSCARQGFDVIKTVETLERRLEHIKTPMSLSIIGCVVNGPGEALMTDVGFTGGGAGSGMVYLAGKQSHKMSNDQMVEHIVEQVEKKAEEIEAAKTAAEQAAE, encoded by the coding sequence ATGTCACACAATCCCATCCGCCCTTGGCGCAATATCGACCGGCGCAAGACGCGCCAGATCATGGTGGGGAACGTGCCTGTTGGTGGCGATGCCCCGATCAGCGTCCAGACGATGACGAACACGCTGACGACGGATGCGAAGGCCACGATTGAGCAAGTGCAGGCTGCAGCGGAGGCGGGGGCAGACATCGTGCGGGTGTCGGTGCCGGATCAGGAGAGCTCGAAAGCGCTGCATGAGATTGTGCGCGAGAGCCCGGTTCCGATCGTGGCGGACATCCATTTCCACTACAAACGCGGAATCGAGGCGGCCGAGGCGGGCGCGGCCTGCCTGCGGATCAATCCCGGCAATATTGGATCATCCGATCGCGTGCAGGAGGTCATCAAGGCGGCACGGGATCATAACTGCTCCATTCGCATCGGGGTGAATGCAGGGTCGCTTGAGAAACACTTGCTTGAGAAATACGGCGAGCCAACGCCAGACGCGATGGTCGAGTCTGGCCTCGACCACATCAAGATCCTTGAAGACAGTGATTTCCTGAACTTCAAGATTTCGATGAAGGCGTCGGACATCTTCATGACGATGGCCGCCTACCAGCAATTGGCCGAGCAGACCGACGCGCCGTTCCATCTGGGCATCACCGAGGCCGGTGGCTTTGTCGGCGGCACGGTGAAATCGGCCATCGGGCTGGGCAATCTGCTTTGGATGGGACTTGGCGATACGATGCGTGTCAGCCTGAGCGCCGATCCTGTGGAAGAGGTGAAGATCGGATTTGAGATCCTTAAATCTCTTGGGCTGCGGCACCGCGGCGTCAACATCATCTCCTGCCCGTCTTGCGCGCGGCAGGGTTTCGATGTGATCAAAACGGTCGAGACGCTGGAGCGGCGGCTGGAGCATATCAAGACGCCCATGAGCCTCAGCATCATCGGCTGCGTGGTGAACGGGCCGGGTGAGGCGCTTATGACCGATGTGGGCTTCACCGGCGGTGGGGCCGGGTCCGGCATGGTCTACCTGGCGGGCAAGCAGAGCCACAAGATGAGCAACGACCAGATGGTCGAGCACATCGTCGAACAGGTCGAGAAGAAGGCCGAAGAGATTGAAGCGGCAAAAACGGCCGCTGAGCAAGCTGCGGAATAG